A stretch of DNA from Pyramidobacter piscolens W5455:
TGCACCATTTCTTTATCAGGTCAATCGCTTACGAAATAAAGACGCCCGTCGGTACCAGTCCCAAGACCTGCAAAGTCCTAGGGATGCCAAGCCCGCAGAGCTTGCGCTTGCTCCTCATCCCGCATTTGCACGTGTCACAGGTCTTCAGCATCTGCAAAGCGAGTTTTCGCAGAATGTTCATCACTTCCGCCGCGTTCTTCGCTCTCGCCCGGCAGTCGTCTTCCCTAAAGGCCATGTCCAGCATCCAGTGCAGGTTGTTCTCGATCGCCCAGTGTTCTCGCGTGATGCGCAAAAGGTCTTTCGCCTGCACGTTTTTCAAACTGGAGATGAAGTAAATGGTCTTCAGTAGTGGTTTTCTCATTGACGTTTCGGCTGTTGTGGATCCACCCCGCTCCCGCGATGCCTCGCCAGTCTTCAAGGTCTTCGAACCAGCGTGGGGCGTTGGAGAGGTGACATTCTCTTTTCTCAATGCGCCCCAGGTGGAAGTACAGTTCGCTCACCCGGGCGCTGAAGCGTTCGGACAGGACGCGGGGATCGAGACGGCTCAGTCCCTTGCCGAAGGTATCGTGAGAGGGCGTGCCGCGGCGAAAGTCGCAGAACGGTCCCTGATATTTCCTCTGTAGGGAGGCATGGTGCAGATTATGGCCGGCACGCTGATGAACTTGCACACTTCCGATACTGATTTTCAATGAAAAAACTCATTGAAAATGCCGCGCTGGCGCGTACCCGGGGCGCCAGTTTTCGACGCGCTTTTGGCGCTCTAAAAAGGGCGAAGAGGCTGCGCTTTTTTAACGAAAACCAAGTATGAGCCGCGGCTTTCTCCGCCCGGGCTTACGGGAGCTTTTCACGGAAGGTTTTTCGGGAGAGGTTGTTCTGTTTCGATGGCTTCCTCACGCGCTTTCTGGGGAAACGGCGGCGCGGCATGGCTTTTCTCCAGCCGCGACGTTTCAACACGGCATAGATCTGGGTCGGGCTGACTGCATGGTTGACGGCGTTCTGATAGGCGGCGGCTATTTCCGCTACCGAAACGATCTGTCCTTTTTCGGCTTTTTCAGGGTAGGGCGCGAGGATGACCGTTTCTTGTTCATAGGTCATGTTCCGCCGGTTCCCACCGTAATGGTTTTCCGTGAAGTATGAGAGTCCTTTGTGGATGAACTTCGAGATGATCTTGCTGACGTACATGGAGTTGTAATCTGTAATTTCGCTGATTTCTTTCAGGCTTTTGCCCTCGGCGCGAAGGCTGGGAACTTTCAGCTTCAATTCGATTCTCTTATGTTGGTTCTTCTTGCGCGCCTGTTCAATTTCTGCTTTTTGTTCTTGGGAAATCTCATATTTCGCGGGCATTTTTCATCACCTCGAACATAGACTGGCAGCCATGATAACATGTTATACTGGTTTTCGATTGAAATCGGTATTAAAAGAGCCTGTCTCTTTTTCCTCATTGTTTTCTGAGGAATCGAGACAGGCTCTTCTTTATTGCGCATTTACACCGGCCTCCGTTAAAAAAGCCGAAGGTTTTCTGTTATTTTATAGCGTCGAAGGCGCACCGAAAACTGCATGAAATCGCGTCGCGCATGTTTCTATGCGACGCAGTTACATGGAGGCGCGACATTTTTCAATTAAATTTCTAATTGAAAACAGTATTACTTTGCGGCAGGAGCGGATTCCTCTTTTTTGTCGGCCATGGAATCCATCACTTTATCCTTTATTTCCCCGGCTTTTTCGACTGCTTTGTCGGTGAGTTCCGCGGCTTTCTCCTTGACTTCTTCGGCTTTTTCGACAACCTTGTCCTTGATCTCAGTCGCCTTGTCCTTGACTTCCTGATTAATCTGTACGTTTCCGTCAGGCGCTTTCTCGAATGGGCCTGTCCCCTTGTAATAGTAATATCCCAGCACACACGCGGCAATCAGAAGAATGAGAAGGATCATTTTTTTCATCTTGAATCACAGCTCCTCTTTAATAAATTTGTGGCATTCTTTCGGATACCACGACGACATTTTACTATATTTCCCCAGAATGGCAAACAATGCTCCGAACGACGCAGCAGAATCAAGAGGCGAGACGTTTTCTCCGGAAGCTTGCGGAGCGGCACTCCGTTTCCGATCGACGTCTTGCAAGAACGGGGGAGCGTGGAGGCGTCGGTATAGGGCGCGCGTCGGAAGGAGCCAAACTTACGGGGCGCTGTCTGGACTTTTCGTCTGCGAA
This window harbors:
- a CDS encoding ISAs1 family transposase, which translates into the protein MRKENVTSPTPHAGSKTLKTGEASRERGGSTTAETSMRKPLLKTIYFISSLKNVQAKDLLRITREHWAIENNLHWMLDMAFREDDCRARAKNAAEVMNILRKLALQMLKTCDTCKCGMRSKRKLCGLGIPRTLQVLGLVPTGVFIS
- a CDS encoding YtxH domain-containing protein — protein: MKKMILLILLIAACVLGYYYYKGTGPFEKAPDGNVQINQEVKDKATEIKDKVVEKAEEVKEKAAELTDKAVEKAGEIKDKVMDSMADKKEESAPAAK
- a CDS encoding MarR family transcriptional regulator, producing the protein MKLKVPSLRAEGKSLKEISEITDYNSMYVSKIISKFIHKGLSYFTENHYGGNRRNMTYEQETVILAPYPEKAEKGQIVSVAEIAAAYQNAVNHAVSPTQIYAVLKRRGWRKAMPRRRFPRKRVRKPSKQNNLSRKTFREKLP